The Cucurbita pepo subsp. pepo cultivar mu-cu-16 chromosome LG05, ASM280686v2, whole genome shotgun sequence nucleotide sequence attttggagtGTGTTgggtttaattatttattgaatttggtGTGGTGGAGTGGTTGCTGGTTAGTAATTGCGTTGCATTTACTACAATTTGAGAGTATTAGGTAGCCTTGACTTGCNttttttttttttttttttttctaattttattttgaatttctatattttcccatgttttttattatttgtaatttagagGCGAAgttgattttggtttctaaatttttatttaaaaaaataaaaatttgtcaTTAAATAGAAGAAATGAACGTCGTGTACTAATCAGATTCATAGTGAATAATGTGTCTATGTTTGAGACAGAGTCATCTCAAtgtaactaaaaaatatacatataattgAAAGCTAATACAACAGTGGATCACTATTGAATCGAACGGTTTCTCATTTGGTCTTTAGCTTTTAGTCCCTAACTATGGTTGAGGTTTACAGACGGACTCTTGTAAGGATTGACCTCAATAACCTTAATCGACACTAAGAGAATCGACCTCTGGGGTCGGTCAGGTTAGTCGCTTGGtccttttatttatgtttgacTATCCTTCTTTAGGCTTATGATCGATactagtttaaaaaaaatcaatatatttaaaataaaattatatgaaattcatttgaattttagaaattaaatttgtgtaatttttaaaGGGCATAAATagtccactttttttttttaattactattattccgttcatatttatatttcaatttcgCGTTTTTCTTCGTTGAATTTTTGTGTTaacagaaaattaattttgaagtcaGAGCAGATTAAAAAAagtctaaataaatttattattttcatttaatattcaaaacttcattattattttaaaaaattactgttttaccatttccatttttcgCCCATTGGGTCAGTCAATctattattagaaataaaaattaatttaatttattaaagaaatagaGATAAATAATTGTCAATTCAAGTTGCATAAAATTGGCATTGTGGAGGTCAATTAGGagttaaatcaattaatataaaatgacCCATAAGGGCATATATTCTCTCCActtccatttcattttccaCGTGGCCCAATTGTAACCATCCACGTGGAAAATAAAAGCATTATGTGGACTATTGTGAGACAAAGCCAAATGGTTTTTAGGTACATGCTGACATCCAACACCACCAAGACtggagacaaaaaaaattaaaaaattaaaaaattagaaaaaaaaaattaatccattTCTTacgaaataataatataaaaaaaacaagttaaaattataattaaaagcttgaattagtcaaatttgaaataaataaataaaattaaaaaaagtcataaatatttcaagtGGGGAAAGCTTACGAAACCACCATCTCCACAAACTCCCCCCATTTGTTTCATATCCCTTGTCTTTTTCAcacacttttattttaataattaattttctaattaaatctGGCTCCATCGGTGTTTGggtccaaatccacccctctaGAGCCAGCGTTATTattagcacaccgcctcgtgtcaaCCCCCTTCAAGGAAGAACCGTCGAGAATGGATTGTGATGGTTGACGACATCTCGAAACTCGAGATGACGCCAAGACATATGAACCATGTCGATGGAGATCGAGATAACAAGATGAGATGCAACGTTGACAAACCTTGGCCCGAGCAGAGGCAAGGTTGAGCTAAATGACTTagcctagtgtagaggcaagtcgaaTATGTCGTagacgattgaacatacaCGCACTTGCGCGTGTATGGTTGAACAAGCTTGAATTCCACACAAAcgatgttcgattggcgaagacaaacctcgcctaaggtccaacaaagccacaaagtcGGGTAGAAACCGTGACAGTTGTAACTATAACAACCCAGACCACCGCAAGTagatatcgtcctctttggccaatctttcaggcttcccctcaagctttaaaactcatctactaagggaaggtttctacacccttataaataagagtgttttgttctcctccacaatcaacgtgggacattacacaaatataaaataattattatatatttaattcaatataacattttattaacatatataaatCCCGTcacttattttcaattttaaataatattattatagaaaataCTATTGAGtaattaaattgtaattttaaaaaaaatagtttaatcgaatataattttcttttattttagattaatGGGATTAATATTAGGAATTAaggataaaaacaaaataaatttgaaaaattagaattaaaatggaTGTTAGAacccataaaataaaaattaaaaaattaaaatattgggATTTTCGAACAATCAtggaataatttaattatttaaaaaaatataataaatatgaataatataattattaagacGTTGAAAGTTTGAATATGGTTGGCAAGTGGGGCACTATATAAGCAAGTGATTAACAAAAAATTAGTAGTCAAACCAAATGAGTTTGTCGTCCTAATCTTacccataattattatttaattaaccaacttgatattttttttatataaaaagatttgaaaataatgGATGAAATTACACTTCTATAATAtcacgtatatatatatatatttaaaaaaaaattaaaatataaaaaacttATTGGAATAATTAATGATTCCCAACTACATAAAGATTATGATTAATGCATATAATTTTGGTTAATTAAATGCATGATTCATCTAGAAGGAAAGATCCGCAGCCTCGTCCATTGACTAAtctttgtttaaatattaatctccataaataatatgatattagtTTAGATCTTCAATATTTGACTTGtgtttatgtaattttaattGGATTTCTTTCTAGATTTGTTccaatttctatattttatttttatttaaataactttGAATTTAGGATTATCTACCCGTTTCGAACTTTCCCTCTAGGCTTTAAaactccccaaccaatatgagatatcacaatccaccctccttcggggtcCAGTACCCTTGCTAACActcgttcttttctccaatcgatgtgagacacCCACtaaatccactcccctttagGGCCTAGCGTCCAACTGGTACaccgcgtctactaggggaaggtgttttgttcttctcccttACTAATATGGGGCATCATAGCACGAGTTATGAAGGGTTACGAGTTTTTTTAAGTCCTAATCAAAATTCGTGAACTTAAATGATATTCATGGGATGAATATGCGTTCTTAAGATTGATAATTGTGTAAGAATTCAGTGCAAAAGGTAGTAGTTGTTCGGGATATTAGTTCATAATTAggaattttagggttttgaagcTCGTGGAGttgattattaaaataataataaaaaagacgtgagatttttgaaacgtgtatttcaaaaattaagtTACATCGAGTTcgattaatcattttttaggctattttttttttaatttttaattttattatttaatattttatttttaaattgtgtatCATTATTTTGACCCATTTTATGTGAAGCAATTGTCTCAATTAtatccaaattaaaattatatgtttagTTTATCGAGAAATAAAGTAATATTGTCgaactattaattttttcaagtattttttaaattttaatttgattaaatctcctaaaaattattagaattaacaaaaaaaaaaaatatatatatatttatttaaaatcaggaataaaaagaaaaaaaaatacctgcaatttaataaaatatataatatgcGGATTtgaccaaaccaaaccaaatttAACTCTCAATTATTTGACTTTTGAAGGCATAattgcatttattttaaatatttatttgctTTCTAAGTCAAGGAAGACAAATTCTTTGAAACCATTTTTCATAAGGATAAatgattacaaattttttttatggtttaatatatatatatatatatatatatatatatatatatatatatatatatatatatatatatattaaaccataaacttttaaaataattgttggtattttatttaatgaacaatgaattgttaaaatatttagtttatttcaTTATCCTTGTAGACCAACCCGAGTTCTTCTAGCATAACTTGTCAACGGTTACAtgcttcttaaaaaaaattcagttcCATTTATAGGTTGACATTGTTTTTGGTCAAacctcattttttaaataattaagaatatttaacattattacgagattttagttattaatatatcaTGTATTCTCgctcaataataattaaaaaacaatcgGAATCCAAATATAGAGGGTTGAGTTGTCTTGGATTTTGAACTCGTTTTAGGTTCTTCATTCACCAACTCAACCAACTCAACCAACTCGTGGTTGTTAGataaacacgactctccacaatggtatgatattgtccactttgagcataaactctcgtgactttgctttgggcttcccaaaaagcctcgtaccTCTTCTATGAGGACTTTTGGgggagcccaaagcaaagctgtGATCGTTCCCTACCTGAAtagatgtgggactttcatccaataGTAGTTATTCACCTAACCCGAGTATACcccaaactaaaaaataatactgaAACTCaaatctataattaaaaaaacgtaTATTATATACACACGTGTGTAAAGAAAGATATTTATGGGAGAATCGAGAAGAAATACAAGCAAACACGACAATCGAGAAATTCTAACCATTTGACTTAGTGAAAGAAATGGGAAATGAGGTCACTTTCTAAgcattgttttgtttggatttcCCTATTTTGACCAACACTCCTTTAGCTCCACCAACAATTTcacttctcttcttcctctatgGCACATTTTGAACTTGTTTTGGTCAATTTTCATGCCCACAAATTCTACCCACACTTGGGGACAGATTGGAATTGTTCAAAGTTCGGCTCGATTCAATTAATATACATATAAAGCTATCTTGAACCcataatttagtaatttaaaagtattgaaTAACTTAATCtcgataaattttatttttactaaattaataaatattgctTATAAACGGTTAGTATTTTGCttcaaaaataactttaaacttTATGGATAGCTTTTcggttaaaaaaaagttatattaaaaagaacggtttaaaatttttttaaaaaattattagtaaaaaaaactatttattaaatttaaagatattaatgttacttttttaatgttttaataagTCACAAGTATGGccgttaaaatattaataaaatttaaaaaaaaattaattttattttgaaataaagtattgacgattttttctctcaaattaattttaaaaatattgtaaaacttatttaaaaaatatatatatgaattatgagatttttttatttattatatttctttaagcataaaaaaagaaaaagaaaaaagaaaatatttattctagAATTTAAAAGAATCTCCTtccccctttctctctcttgaaATTTCGCCCTAATTTCAATCGATTGTGGCCCTAGAAATCCCCAAAtattaaaccctaatttgattAATGTCGGACGAAGGGGCAGGCGGTTTCCAGAGAGATGTATGGAAACTTCTGCGCAATAGCCCTAACGCTTACCAAATCGGGGACGACGGTGGACATCCAGAATATAAAAcacctttttaaaattaaattaaaaaaaaaaaaatgaaaacatggGCTGGGCTTATGGGTAATTTCCAAATTTGGGCCGGGCTTGAGTGCCTGTATTGGGCCGTTTGTTTTTTCCTAATTCAGCCCAATTTTCCAAATGGGTTGGGCTGCGATGCAagcgtgtgtgtgtgtgtgtgtgtgagtgtgtgtatatattatatatatatatttcgtgCTACTAGGTCCTCACACTTCGAAATTATCTGCAAGTTTGAGATCTTACCTTTGTTGTTGTCGTATTCTTTGCTCTCAGAAATCCGAGGAAAAATGGGCAGAAAATTCTTCGTCGGCGGCAACTGGAAATGTGTATGCTTTTCGTTTCCCTACTGTCTTAGATCTTACTCTTttgtttatactttttttcaattttttggttGTTCGATTCATTTTGTCATCAGAACATTTATCAGATAATCAAATCTTTTGTACGCATGGATTTTTCCCATTTGTTGGATTTGAGCAGTACTCGTTGGTTTTGAACTGAGATCCACATTTCTCGCTTGGTTCTTCGATGTACTAATTGTGTTAATCCGTGACTTTTCTGATCCGAGTGTgctgattttaattttgaattctctGATTAGTTGAAATGTTGAGGAGGTCTAGATTTGGTAATGGAGGTTAGGGTTACTGGCTTTTGGTTAGATGAATGGATATTgttgttgattgaataattttacAGAACGGAACAACCGAGGAGGTGAAGAAAATTGTCAGCATGTTGAATGATGCCCAAGTTCCATCGGGAGATGTTGTCGGTATGTTTAAAAATTGAGATCACTGGATGGACTTTGTGATCCTTATAGTAACAGCGATTCATGCTTGAATAGAGGAAACTAAGGTCTATGCTTGTTATTATCTCCTCTGCAGATGTTGTTGTGAGTCCACCTTTTGTGTTTCTTCCCCTGGTTCAGAGTTCGTTGCGTTCCGATTTTCATGTTGCTGCTCAGAACTGTTGGGTTCGTAAGGGCGGTGCTTTTACTGGAGAAGTTAGGTAGGATTTAATAGATGATGAAATCTTATTGCGTTGAAATCTCTTGGCTAGTTGTAGTTATATCTATtcatttattgtaattttgcTTCTATACCTGCTTGAAATACTGGATTTGAATgcttgatatttttctttctatactatcaaaagaaatatgaCATTTGATTCATTTGAAATTGGTGTGTTTTTCTACAGTGCTGAGATGCTTGTCAATTTGGGAATTCCATGGGTGATTATTGGCCATTCTGAAAGAAGAAGTCTTCTGAATGAGTCCAGTGAGGTAACCCGACTATtacataaatgaaaatttgacaGGTTATGCAtcctttatttgtttattgcATCAATGATTTTGGTTTCAAGCTCTCTTTTCTCATACTTTTGAATGCAGTTTATTGGAGATAAAGTTGCATATGCCCTTGCTCAAGGCCTTAAAGTAATTGCTTGTGTTGGAGAGACTCTTGAGCAACGAGAGTCAGGATCAACATTGGAAGTTGTTTCTGCACAAACTAAAGCAATTGCAGGTACTTTCATCATGAAAGTAAACTTCAGTTTTACCCCTTTTGGACATTGTTCATCTTACGTTCTtctgcatgtttagaatctcTTGATGTTCTTTTCCCGGTTATCccatataattaataatttacttttacttGGCCTTGAACgaacttcatttttcttatgcTTAGAATATATCATATTATCCGTCCATCGTTCTTGTGCAAAATCGATGACCCTTCTGTTACATCGTAGATAAAATCCCTAGCTGGGACAATGTTGTTTTGGCTTATGAGCCGGTTTGGGCAATTGGAACAGGGAAAGTTGCAACCCCTGCTCAAGCTCAGGAAGTAAGTTTTGTTCATAGAGATTTGTAAATTTCACTTTAATTCAGGTCAATTAACCATAACATTATGGTTTCTTTTAAGGTCCATGCTGAATTGAGGAAATGGCTTCACAATAATGTTAGTGCTGAAGTTGCTGGATCAGTTAGAATTATATATGGAGGTAACCTTTTTGCCtctatgaaaaaaatattatgtagGCCTCATAACATGCTTTCCTATCTACTTCGCTGACCTGTGGAGCACTATTAGTACAAATAATACACAATGATCGTTTccaatagattttttttccaagttaagaacaaattttttatttcatctatCATTTCTCCAATATTGAAGTGATAATCCGGTGAATAAGTGGAAACTATCCACTAGTAGTTTGATTATAATTATTCTCGAGacttgagagaaaaaattatCCACCTCAAAATATGAGATAAGTTTATCATTCCTCAACTCTGTCAGTAGATTTAAGTATTCGTTTTCGATTTGAGCTTGAAATATTCAGAATCCTTTCCAGACGCCATTGGAGGggaatttctttttaagaacCAAATAAAACCTCATTCATTGGAGGGGAATTGTTTCATACGATGGAACAATAGATGGCCTTTTTCTGTTCTGTGATTCGTGCTTGTCGACTTAGTCAGATTTGTTTGCGTATTCAGGTTCTGTAAACGGTGCAAACTGCAAAGAGTTGGCTGGACAGCCTGATTTGGACGGATTTTTGGTTGGTGGAGCTTCACTAAAGGTTGATAtaactttttccttctttgtttGGTTTATGGTTACATCTTTGGTTGCTGACTTATCTTATGTTCCCTTACAACTAGCCCGAGTTCGTGGACATTATCAAGTCTGCAGTATGAAGAAAACCACGCGAACGTCTTAGTTAATGGCGAGACATAAATAATGGTTCTTCTGTTTTGTTAAACTAATTTGAGGTACTCAGTTATGTAAGAGAAGCCTTGTTTTGATGCTTTTGAATTAATGAGTTTTGGCGTGGATACTGGGAAAACTCATTCATAATATTCCAGTGCTTGTAATAATTTTTGATTTAGATCCCACTGTGGTGGACACAGATGagaaataaagtttaaagtGTTTcggaaaataaagaagattATGATCAGCAATgcttgttttcattttcagaaTAAAAGTATTTGGGGGGTTGTTGGTAGATACCTGCTTCAACTGCTAGATCAATTCCTTTAGGTTAACTTAGGCTGAATGATTGGTTCGGGCACGTGTCATGTGTCACAATTGTACACTTGTGGCAATGGGCGTATGCTTGAGCCTTGTATCACGTCgaaaaacaatttgaaagaatcGAAGAAAGCATGTTATGATtaaaagcaaagaaagaaatattgCTGGTGGGATCCTTTATAGTATaaggtgtagacatgattatGGTGATCGGTTATACACACATAGTAAGTGtctatctaagatgaaagcatCTAAAGGAGTTTAGAACATGCATGCGGCTATGGACAGCACGTACTGGACAAGCATGTTTGGGACATTCGACATGCGATCATAAACGTCTTGAACAAGCATGTTAcaagcatgactgtgacatTGTGCATACACTGTCCTCTTCTTCCTACTAAATCCAATCGGATCCAATTCAATTCATATATTAACCCAATGAAACATAAGGAACCTAAAAAGTTCTCCCATAAATAGCCTTCAAATTTGAGAATAtaaattcttcttcattctctagCTTCATCCAACCAAATTCATTGGTTTTAAACGAGTCTAAGTGCCAAACACTAGCGATCCTTCTTCATTCTTTAAACTCTTGCTACGCTACACCAAACTTAATTCATCGATTAACGGTGTTAACTATTAGAGCGTGTATGACAAACATCACTTTCTTCAACTCACGTTCTTCCCTCAAACACCTTTTACTATGAGTATTACCATGTTCAAATTTTGACAAGAACCCCTACTTTTATCTCATATTTCGACATAATCATGAcactattaaaaaataatgtcgacatggtataaaaaaaatgtattcaTGTTTGCTCGAGTATAGATTACACCAAGAAATCGAGTATAGATTACACCAAGAAATAGAATGGTAATACAACTTCCTTAATTACATATCCAATCCAAATTAATTAGCTCTAATTCACAATTGATATTTACTAATATTCTGGAAAACtaaattatgaacaaaaatcaaggcatagaatattattattattaattaccCGGTGAGGaattctataaaaataaattatatttggtaagcaagaaaataatattgtatttttctaatatttgttgactaacaaattttaaaaaattagattccaatttaaacaataagtcaaaatattatataatatatatttatagattattatagaattaaatattaatgtatTATTTTCAACAGCTAATTTTACTCGCTtaaaaattgacatttttttttaatatttccttttattaaatgataataaagcTGATTTCATCGGTCACgctgaaattttaaattttaaatttaaaaaaataaaataaaaaattgtggcCACTGGCATCCGTCCGATCTACGGGGaaatggaataaataaataaataaataaataaataaataaataaaaggcaTTAAATAAAATCGTTATTGTAAAGGTCGTGGTTTTTTGTGATCCTTGAAGCGCCcgtggttttttatttttatttttttttcttttgtttttttgttttttttgcgAGCCGCTCCTTTCTTCAAATATCTGTGATTCTGGGCTTCTGCGCTTCTGCTTTTCGCTGTGATCGGATTTCTGGTTCTGGAATTctcaggaaaagaaaatggcaagGAAATTCTTCGTCGGAGGCAACTGGAAATGCGTATGTTtcttatttgatttcttcttggTTTGTTTTTAACTCTATTTTGTCTCTGTATTGTCGATGTTCGGCTgcttgtttgatttgattgttaCCGTATGTTCTATTAGATCTTAAATCTggtgtttgtttgttatttcAAGCTATTTGGTTTAaatgtttttggattttgattttgatctgATGAACTTATGGAAAACACTCATTTCTCTACTGGTTTCTTGATGTACTGACGACTTTTCGGATCCTGTGACTTTTCCGATCTGAGTGTGGTAGATATAATTGATGTGTTTATGCATTGAACTTTGGAGTTGGAGATTTGGAGTACTGGATTGTGTTTGATTGAACTAATAATCTTGTtgatttaatgaaaaatttcaCAGAATGGAACGACCGAGGAGGTGAAGAAAATTGTCGGCACGTTGAATGAAGCCGAAATTCCTTCTGAAGATGTTGTGGGTACGGATGTAAAACTTGTTTAGTTTTCAGATTTATGACTGTCGATGTGTCTTGCAATATGGTTTACGAAGATCTTTCCAGTGATTGATTAGGTCTGTAAATGTTGTTATCCTGTGCAGAAGTTGTTGTGAGTCCACCTTTTGTGTTTCTTTCGCTGGTGAAGAATCTGTTGAGGTCTGAGATTCAAGTTGCAGCACAGAACTGTTGGGTTCGCAAGGGTGGTGCTTTTACTGGAGAAGTTAGGTATGATTTTACCTTGTGCGTTCTTCATATTGCACAGGAATATGTCTTGCTGGGCTTGTTGCTAATATCTCCATTCATTTTTCGTAACTTCTTTGtccaatttttgaaattagtACCAAAAGTGACGGATGCAATGCTTTCCAAAATTGGAAATGTTTGAATCTTTTTAAGAACGATTACTGAATCTTGTTTGAAGAATGATGAAGTTTGAAGCTGGGCACTTTTCTGTTTATACTACAGATTGGTTAATTTTTCATGACTTCAGTTCATGCATGTTTTTCTGggctttttaattttttttataggaatGAATAGTTCTTTAAACTCTTACACGATAACAGTGCGCCATGCAACTAAGTTGATATCTTTTCCCTTGCAGTGCTGAGATGCTTGTGAATTTGGCAATTCCCTGGGTTA carries:
- the LOC111794478 gene encoding triosephosphate isomerase, cytosolic-like; this translates as MGRKFFVGGNWKCNGTTEEVKKIVSMLNDAQVPSGDVVDVVVSPPFVFLPLVQSSLRSDFHVAAQNCWVRKGGAFTGEVSAEMLVNLGIPWVIIGHSERRSLLNESSEFIGDKVAYALAQGLKVIACVGETLEQRESGSTLEVVSAQTKAIADKIPSWDNVVLAYEPVWAIGTGKVATPAQAQEVHAELRKWLHNNVSAEVAGSVRIIYGGSVNGANCKELAGQPDLDGFLVGGASLKPEFVDIIKSAV